The DNA sequence ACGTAATCGCCGTCCCGCACGCGCCGGGTCCTGACGGCCTCGTCCAGGGCCAGCGGGATGGAGGCCGCCGAGGTGTTTCCGTACGTCTGCAGGTTTACCATCACGCGCTCCATGGGGAGCTTCAGGCGGTTCGCGGTGGCCTGGATTATCCGCAGATTGGCCTGGTGCGGGACGAGCAGGGAGACCTCCGAGGGTTTCATCTTGTTCTTCTTCAGGCACTCCAGGGCGGCCTTCTCCAGGGATTTGACCGCGACCTTGAAGAGCTCGTTGCCCTTCATGTGGATATAGTGAAGCCCCTGTTGGAGGCTCTCCGGGGAGGCCGGGCTCCGGGCTCCTCCCCCGGGCAGGCAGAGAAGGTTGCCCAGGGAGCCGTCGGAGTGAAGCTCCACCGAGAGGATGCCCTCATCCCCTTCGGCGGGCGCCAGGACAACGGCCCCCGCCCCGTCGCCGAACAGCACACAGGTGCTCCGGTCCTGCCAGTTTACGAACCGGGAAAGGACCTCCGCTCCCACGACCAGGACGCGGCCGGCGGCGCCGGTCTTCACGTAGTTCTCGGCCACGGAAAGGGCGAAGAGGAAACCCGAGCAGGCCGCCCCCACGTCGAAGGCGACGGCCCGCTTCGCCTCGAGCTTGTTCTGCAGGATGCACGCGGTGGCGGGAACGGGCATGTCGGCAGTCATGGTCGCGAGCACAATCAGGTCCACGTCCTTGGGCTTTACGCCGGCGTCCCTGAGGGCCCGGACGGAGGCCTCGTAGGCCAGGTCGCTCGTGTTCTCGTCCTCGGCCGCAATCCGCCTCTCCTTGATGCCCGTGCGCTCGGTAATCCACTCGTCGGAGGTATCGACCATCTCTTCCAGGTCGTGGTTGGTAAGGACGTGCCCGGGCGTGTAGGAGCCCGTCCCGACGACCCTAGCCCGCAACGGGGGTCTTTCCCGATGCATGGTATTCCCTGATCTCGGCCGAGATGGCCTCGTGGGCCCGGGTGCGGGCGAACTCCGCGGCCTTGGTGAGGGCGTTCTTGATGGCCTTGGGGCTGGAGCGCCCGTGGCTTATGAAGCAGGTCCCGCGTATCCCCAGGAGAGGGGCGCCGCCGTACTCGTCATAGTCGGTTTTCTTCTTGAAATTCCGGATGCCGGACTTCATGAGGAGATAGCCGAGCTTGCCCACCCTGGAGGCGCCGATCTCGCGCCGTATCATCTTCAGGACGACCTCGGCGAGCCCTTCGCTGGTCTTCAGGAAGATGTTGCCCACGAAGCCGTCGCAGACCACCACGTCGGCGTGCCCCAGAAAAACGGCCCGGGACTCTATGTTGCCGATGAAGTTCACGGAGGATTTCTCCAGGAGCTT is a window from the Nitrospirota bacterium genome containing:
- a CDS encoding ketoacyl-ACP synthase III, translated to MHRERPPLRARVVGTGSYTPGHVLTNHDLEEMVDTSDEWITERTGIKERRIAAEDENTSDLAYEASVRALRDAGVKPKDVDLIVLATMTADMPVPATACILQNKLEAKRAVAFDVGAACSGFLFALSVAENYVKTGAAGRVLVVGAEVLSRFVNWQDRSTCVLFGDGAGAVVLAPAEGDEGILSVELHSDGSLGNLLCLPGGGARSPASPESLQQGLHYIHMKGNELFKVAVKSLEKAALECLKKNKMKPSEVSLLVPHQANLRIIQATANRLKLPMERVMVNLQTYGNTSAASIPLALDEAVRTRRVRDGDYVLMEAFGGGLTWASALVKWAA